A genomic stretch from Burkholderia pyrrocinia includes:
- a CDS encoding IclR family transcriptional regulator, protein MDVKLVARTLDLFELFAAERRPLPLTELARLLNVPASSCLAMARTLVSRGYLYEVRKRGGYYPTRRLQTIAAAIDATDPVVDIVHPHLVALRDASRETAVLGKIQGLSVTYLDVVESEQAIRYTRQPGELRPLHANSIGKAIFAELAGDAQQALGAQLPFERFTDATIADLPALVAQTARFRELGWAENFGESAPELSAIAVALTLDGDWYGLSVVGPTERIRQHRDTHAALLVDAKARLLAEHARG, encoded by the coding sequence ATGGACGTCAAACTCGTTGCCCGCACGCTCGACCTGTTCGAGCTGTTCGCCGCCGAACGGCGGCCGCTGCCGCTGACCGAACTCGCGCGCCTGCTCAATGTGCCGGCGTCGAGCTGCCTCGCGATGGCGCGCACGCTCGTGAGCCGCGGCTACCTGTACGAAGTGCGCAAGCGCGGCGGCTACTACCCGACGCGGCGCTTGCAGACGATCGCCGCCGCGATCGACGCGACCGATCCCGTCGTCGACATCGTGCATCCGCATCTCGTCGCGCTGCGCGACGCGAGCCGCGAGACCGCCGTGCTCGGCAAGATCCAGGGCCTGTCGGTCACGTACCTCGACGTCGTCGAATCGGAGCAGGCGATCCGCTATACGCGCCAGCCGGGCGAGCTGCGCCCGCTGCACGCGAACTCGATCGGCAAGGCGATCTTCGCGGAACTCGCCGGCGATGCGCAGCAGGCGCTCGGCGCGCAGTTGCCGTTCGAGCGCTTCACCGACGCGACGATCGCGGACCTGCCGGCGCTCGTCGCGCAAACCGCGCGGTTTCGCGAACTCGGCTGGGCCGAGAACTTCGGCGAAAGCGCGCCCGAGCTGTCGGCGATCGCGGTCGCGCTGACGCTCGACGGCGACTGGTACGGGCTGTCGGTCGTCGGGCCGACCGAGCGGATCCGCCAGCATCGCGACACGCATGCGGCGCTGCTCGTCGACGCGAAGGCGCGGCTGCTGGCCGAACACGCGCGCGGGTAG
- a CDS encoding chitinase: MNNNVLQRFIPRAIAAGCLLAAASVSHGAGVYAPFVDVTLYPTPLVDQIGVRQGIQQFTLAFVVAGSGCAPSWGGVQPIGNGASGGLLTALSTSIASYRAKGGEVAVSFGGANGTPLMQACSTVPALKTAYQTVIDTYGLTHIDFDIEGASQQDTAAVARNFQAVAQLQADYAAKGKPLHVTLTLPTMPTGLTQDGVNVVNAAIANKTTFDAVNLMTMDYGPANIDMGAAAISAAQALYSQLDTAFKSAGQPKTGAQLWQMVGVTPMIGVNDVQGETFTLANAQSVLNAAVNNSYGFFGNWSVGRDQPCPNNGAYASPTCSGVAQQPYAFAAIFRKLDGKWGAGVTQDPNYGGGSGGGTPQPGAPWAAGQVYTAGATVTYQGTTYQAQWWTQGDVPGQAAVWKPVGGGSPVWSATTAYQGGTCVMYQGAKYCAKWWTQGDNPSAGGVWVKS; encoded by the coding sequence ATGAACAACAACGTGTTGCAGCGTTTCATCCCGCGTGCGATTGCCGCGGGTTGTCTGCTCGCCGCCGCGAGCGTGTCCCACGGCGCCGGCGTCTACGCGCCGTTTGTCGACGTGACGCTCTATCCGACGCCGCTCGTCGACCAGATCGGCGTCCGGCAAGGCATCCAGCAATTCACGCTCGCGTTCGTGGTCGCGGGCAGCGGCTGCGCGCCGTCGTGGGGCGGCGTGCAGCCGATCGGCAACGGCGCGAGCGGCGGCCTGCTCACCGCGCTGTCGACGTCGATCGCGAGCTACCGCGCGAAAGGCGGCGAGGTCGCCGTGTCGTTCGGCGGCGCGAACGGCACGCCGCTGATGCAGGCCTGCTCGACGGTTCCCGCGCTGAAGACCGCCTACCAGACGGTGATCGACACATACGGCCTCACGCATATCGACTTCGATATCGAAGGCGCATCGCAGCAGGACACGGCTGCGGTCGCGCGCAACTTCCAGGCCGTCGCGCAACTGCAAGCCGACTATGCGGCGAAGGGCAAGCCGCTGCACGTCACGCTGACGCTGCCGACGATGCCGACCGGGCTCACGCAGGACGGCGTGAACGTCGTCAACGCGGCGATCGCGAACAAGACGACGTTCGATGCCGTGAACCTGATGACGATGGACTACGGCCCCGCGAACATCGACATGGGCGCGGCCGCGATCAGCGCCGCGCAGGCGCTGTATTCGCAGCTCGACACGGCGTTCAAGTCCGCCGGCCAGCCGAAGACCGGCGCGCAACTGTGGCAGATGGTGGGTGTCACGCCGATGATCGGCGTGAACGACGTGCAGGGCGAGACCTTCACGCTCGCGAACGCGCAAAGCGTGCTGAACGCGGCGGTCAACAACAGCTACGGGTTCTTCGGCAACTGGTCGGTCGGCCGCGACCAGCCGTGCCCGAACAACGGCGCGTATGCGTCGCCGACCTGCTCGGGCGTCGCGCAGCAGCCGTACGCGTTCGCGGCGATTTTCCGCAAGCTCGACGGCAAGTGGGGCGCGGGCGTCACACAGGACCCGAACTACGGCGGCGGCTCGGGCGGCGGCACGCCGCAGCCGGGCGCGCCCTGGGCGGCCGGCCAGGTCTATACGGCAGGCGCGACGGTCACCTACCAGGGCACCACGTATCAGGCGCAATGGTGGACGCAGGGTGACGTGCCCGGCCAGGCGGCCGTGTGGAAGCCGGTCGGCGGCGGCTCGCCGGTATGGTCGGCCACGACCGCCTACCAGGGCGGCACGTGCGTGATGTACCAGGGCGCGAAATACTGCGCGAAATGGTGGACCCAGGGCGACAACCCGAGTGCCGGCGGCGTATGGGTGAAGTCGTGA
- the cobJ gene encoding precorrin-3B C(17)-methyltransferase → MTTPPAIVILGAGALDTARRIQARYPGARVHGLASRVDADEPFDELGAHLRELYARGLPIVALCAAGIVIRCLAPALADKGVEPPVLAVAEDGSAVVPLLGGLTGVNVIAREIAEWLGVAPAITTSGELRFGACVLNPPEGYALADLAQGKRFVSDLLAGASTRIDGAAPWLDDVALPRDDTAAHAIRVTPDAWRGTQDELVIHPRSVVVGVDAQTVHADEALAARIEAALDAQGLARLALAAIVAPASAIGGTVLEEAAQTLGVPLRFVDVDNEAQTDASTLLGRALRVAHTLRAASNGLACAVASHPVDPATLGRARGRLTVLGLGPGGAAWLTPAARAALADATDILGYTTYVNMAGPFRADQRVHGTDNREEMQRARHAFELAAEGRRVAVVSSGDPGVFAMAAAVLEALDESRDPQWAAVDLRVEPGVSASLATAAQAGAPLGHDFCAISLSDNLKPWGVIETRLRHAAQADLVMAFYNPISRARPWQLDRALDVVRAHRAADTVVVLGRDIGRPGATLATTTLGALRSDQVDMRTMVIVGSSTTRRFAIDGGREWVYTPRWYR, encoded by the coding sequence ATGACGACTCCGCCCGCGATCGTGATACTCGGCGCCGGCGCGCTCGACACTGCGCGACGCATCCAGGCACGCTACCCGGGCGCCCGCGTGCATGGGCTCGCATCGCGCGTCGATGCCGACGAGCCATTCGACGAACTCGGCGCGCACCTGCGCGAACTCTATGCACGCGGCCTGCCGATCGTCGCGCTGTGCGCGGCCGGCATTGTGATTCGCTGCCTCGCGCCCGCGCTGGCCGACAAGGGCGTCGAGCCGCCGGTGCTCGCGGTCGCGGAGGACGGCTCGGCCGTCGTGCCGCTGCTCGGCGGGCTGACAGGAGTGAATGTGATCGCGCGCGAAATCGCCGAATGGCTCGGCGTCGCGCCGGCGATCACGACGAGCGGCGAACTGCGCTTCGGCGCATGCGTGCTCAATCCGCCCGAAGGTTATGCGCTCGCCGATCTCGCGCAGGGCAAGCGCTTCGTGTCCGACCTGCTCGCGGGCGCGTCGACGCGCATCGACGGCGCGGCGCCGTGGCTCGACGATGTCGCGCTGCCGCGCGACGACACGGCCGCGCATGCGATCCGCGTGACGCCCGATGCATGGCGCGGCACGCAAGACGAACTCGTGATCCATCCGCGCAGCGTGGTGGTCGGCGTCGATGCGCAAACCGTACACGCGGACGAAGCGCTCGCCGCGCGCATCGAAGCCGCGCTCGACGCACAAGGCCTCGCGCGGCTGGCGCTCGCGGCCATCGTCGCACCGGCGTCGGCGATCGGCGGCACCGTGCTGGAGGAAGCAGCGCAAACGCTCGGCGTGCCGCTGCGCTTTGTTGATGTCGACAACGAAGCGCAAACCGATGCGTCCACGCTGCTCGGCCGCGCATTGCGTGTCGCGCATACGCTGCGCGCAGCGTCGAACGGGCTCGCTTGCGCGGTCGCGTCGCATCCGGTCGATCCCGCCACGCTCGGCCGTGCGCGCGGCCGCCTGACGGTGCTCGGCCTCGGCCCGGGCGGCGCCGCGTGGCTCACGCCGGCCGCGCGCGCCGCGCTCGCGGACGCGACCGATATCCTCGGCTACACGACCTACGTGAACATGGCCGGCCCGTTCCGTGCGGACCAGCGCGTGCACGGCACCGACAATCGCGAGGAAATGCAGCGCGCGCGCCACGCGTTCGAACTTGCGGCCGAAGGCCGGCGCGTCGCGGTCGTGTCGTCGGGCGACCCCGGCGTGTTCGCGATGGCCGCGGCCGTGCTCGAAGCGCTCGACGAATCTCGTGACCCGCAATGGGCCGCGGTCGACCTGCGCGTGGAACCCGGCGTATCGGCGTCGCTCGCGACCGCCGCACAGGCCGGCGCGCCGCTCGGCCACGACTTCTGCGCGATCTCGCTGTCGGACAACCTGAAACCGTGGGGCGTGATCGAGACGCGCCTGCGGCACGCAGCGCAAGCCGATCTCGTGATGGCGTTCTACAACCCGATCTCGCGTGCGCGGCCGTGGCAGCTCGACCGCGCGCTCGATGTCGTGCGCGCGCATCGTGCGGCCGATACGGTGGTCGTGCTCGGGCGCGACATCGGCCGGCCGGGCGCGACGCTCGCGACGACGACGCTCGGCGCGCTGCGCAGCGACCAGGTCGACATGCGCACGATGGTGATCGTCGGCTCGTCGACCACACGGCGTTTCGCGATCGACGGCGGACGCGAGTGGGTCTATACGCCGCGCTGGTATCGCTGA
- a CDS encoding precorrin-2 C(20)-methyltransferase: MTTARGRLFGVGVGPGDPELMTIKALRVLQAAPVVAYFVAKGKKGNAYGIVEAHLLDTQTQLPLVYPVTTEALPPPLCYETVIADFYDTAAEIVAAHLDAGRDVAVICEGDPFFYGSYMYLHDRLAPRYDTEVIPGVCAMLGGTAVLGQPLVYRNQSLSVLSGVLPEHELRARLAQADAAVVMKLGRNFDKVRRVLDELGLAKRALYVERATMASQRIVPLDEVDPMASPYFSLLVVPGEKWQG, from the coding sequence ATGACGACCGCGCGCGGACGCCTGTTCGGGGTCGGCGTCGGCCCCGGCGACCCCGAACTGATGACGATCAAGGCGCTGCGCGTGCTGCAGGCCGCGCCCGTGGTCGCGTATTTCGTCGCGAAGGGCAAGAAAGGCAATGCCTACGGCATCGTCGAAGCGCACTTGCTCGACACGCAGACGCAGCTGCCGCTCGTCTATCCGGTGACGACCGAAGCGCTGCCGCCGCCGCTCTGCTACGAGACGGTGATCGCCGACTTCTACGATACGGCCGCCGAAATCGTCGCGGCGCACCTCGACGCGGGCCGCGACGTCGCGGTGATCTGCGAAGGCGATCCGTTCTTCTACGGCTCGTACATGTACCTGCACGACCGCCTCGCACCGCGTTACGACACCGAGGTCATCCCGGGCGTATGCGCGATGCTCGGCGGCACGGCCGTGCTCGGCCAGCCGCTCGTCTATCGCAACCAGAGCCTGTCGGTGCTGTCGGGCGTGCTGCCCGAGCACGAACTGCGCGCGCGGCTCGCGCAGGCCGACGCGGCCGTCGTGATGAAGCTCGGCCGCAATTTCGACAAGGTGCGGCGCGTGCTCGACGAACTCGGTCTCGCGAAGCGCGCGCTATATGTCGAACGCGCGACGATGGCGAGCCAGCGCATCGTGCCGCTCGACGAAGTCGATCCGATGGCGTCGCCGTATTTCTCGCTGCTCGTCGTGCCGGGGGAAAAATGGCAAGGATGA
- a CDS encoding precorrin-8X methylmutase: MLDYIRDGQEIYRQSFATIRAEADLSHVPPDLEKLAVRVIHACGMVDVVYDLRFSAGAGTAGRTALAAGAPILCDAKMVAEGITRARLPAGNPVICTLGEPEVPDLARHLGNTRSAAALELWRPHLAGSVVVIGNAPTALFHLLDMIDAGAPRPALILGFPVGFIGAAESKAMLDADSRGVPYVALLGRRGGSAMAAAAVNALATEVE; the protein is encoded by the coding sequence ATGCTTGACTACATTCGCGACGGGCAGGAAATCTACCGCCAGTCGTTCGCGACGATCCGCGCCGAGGCCGACCTGTCGCACGTTCCGCCCGACCTCGAGAAACTCGCGGTGCGCGTGATTCACGCGTGCGGGATGGTCGACGTCGTCTACGACCTGCGCTTCTCGGCCGGCGCCGGCACCGCGGGCCGCACGGCGCTCGCGGCCGGCGCGCCGATCCTGTGCGACGCGAAAATGGTTGCCGAAGGCATCACGCGCGCACGGCTGCCGGCCGGCAATCCCGTGATCTGCACGCTCGGCGAGCCGGAGGTGCCCGATCTCGCGCGCCATCTCGGCAACACACGCTCGGCCGCCGCGCTCGAACTGTGGCGCCCGCATCTGGCGGGCAGCGTCGTCGTGATCGGCAATGCACCGACCGCGCTGTTCCACCTGCTCGACATGATCGACGCCGGCGCGCCGCGCCCCGCGCTGATCCTCGGGTTCCCGGTCGGCTTCATCGGTGCGGCCGAATCGAAGGCGATGCTCGACGCCGACAGCCGCGGCGTGCCGTACGTCGCGCTGCTCGGCCGGCGCGGCGGCAGCGCGATGGCGGCCGCCGCGGTCAACGCGCTCGCGACGGAGGTCGAATGA
- the cobG gene encoding precorrin-3B synthase, translating into MRPSACPGLVRVVAAADGGLCRIKLPGGRLDARQARAIAAAARAYGSGAIDATNRANLQLRGIRDGAADALTRALLDAGLGPHADATAKSIADATADAAALAASDDVRNVMLSPLAGHDPAALVDSRALVVPLLDMLASEPRRGELSPKFSIQLDGGESVAALDHPHDIWLAAWRRADGAVRIAAGLAGCPPITFDDTPASVDVSPDQSVALVRALLLAFLDLAPADVTRMRALLATRSDRALLDRARHYLPFPLAADPALAGWRRMRSDSALRFGARPSLDAARCSVGAQFVLGRLDATQLERLAALAEAEGDGTLSMTPWQGVFIHGVSHARAPATLDALASLGLVCASTDPLATLVACTGSAGCAKAHADTKRDALALAARIGRPVDVHLTGCERHCALPHPAAHTLVAVAPAHYDLYRRDAAAGLGAPLARHLTIDQAAARLTGARHSQDTTTDA; encoded by the coding sequence GTGCGCCCGTCGGCCTGCCCGGGGCTCGTGCGCGTCGTTGCGGCCGCCGATGGCGGGCTGTGCCGGATCAAGCTGCCGGGCGGCCGGCTCGATGCGCGCCAGGCGCGCGCGATCGCCGCCGCCGCGCGCGCATACGGCTCCGGCGCGATCGACGCGACCAATCGCGCGAATCTCCAGCTACGCGGCATTCGCGACGGCGCGGCCGACGCGCTGACGCGCGCATTGCTCGACGCGGGGCTCGGCCCTCACGCCGATGCCACCGCAAAATCGATCGCAGACGCAACCGCCGATGCGGCCGCGCTCGCCGCGAGCGACGACGTCCGCAACGTGATGCTCAGCCCGCTCGCCGGGCATGACCCCGCCGCACTCGTCGACAGCCGCGCGCTCGTCGTTCCGCTGCTCGACATGCTGGCAAGCGAGCCGCGCCGCGGCGAGCTGTCGCCGAAATTCTCGATCCAGCTCGACGGCGGCGAATCGGTCGCGGCGCTCGATCATCCGCACGACATCTGGCTCGCCGCATGGCGCCGCGCCGATGGCGCGGTGCGCATCGCGGCCGGGCTGGCCGGCTGCCCGCCGATCACATTCGATGACACGCCTGCGTCGGTCGATGTGTCGCCCGACCAGAGCGTCGCGCTCGTGCGCGCCCTGCTGCTCGCGTTCCTCGATCTCGCGCCGGCCGACGTCACGCGGATGCGTGCACTGCTCGCGACGCGCAGCGACCGCGCGTTGCTCGACCGCGCGCGGCACTACCTGCCCTTCCCGCTCGCGGCCGATCCCGCGCTCGCCGGCTGGCGGCGCATGCGTTCCGATTCCGCACTGCGTTTCGGCGCGCGTCCGTCGCTCGACGCAGCGCGCTGCAGCGTCGGCGCGCAATTCGTGCTCGGGCGGCTCGACGCGACGCAGCTGGAACGGCTCGCCGCATTGGCCGAAGCCGAAGGCGACGGCACGCTGTCGATGACGCCGTGGCAAGGCGTGTTCATCCACGGCGTGTCGCACGCACGCGCACCGGCCACGCTCGATGCGCTCGCGTCGCTCGGCCTCGTCTGCGCGTCGACCGACCCGCTCGCGACGCTCGTCGCGTGCACCGGCAGCGCGGGCTGCGCGAAAGCGCACGCCGACACGAAACGCGATGCGCTCGCGCTCGCCGCACGCATCGGCCGTCCAGTCGACGTGCACCTGACCGGCTGCGAGCGCCACTGCGCGCTGCCGCATCCCGCTGCGCACACGCTGGTCGCGGTCGCGCCCGCGCACTACGACCTTTACCGGCGCGACGCCGCCGCGGGCCTCGGCGCCCCGCTCGCGCGCCATCTGACGATTGACCAGGCCGCGGCCCGACTGACGGGCGCACGGCATAGCCAGGACACCACCACCGATGCTTGA
- the cbiE gene encoding precorrin-6y C5,15-methyltransferase (decarboxylating) subunit CbiE, with protein sequence MTAWLTVVGIGDDGYAGLGRSARRALLDATLVVGAQRHLDMLPARLPAARETWPSPFDVAGVLARRPSPVCVLASGDPMLFGVGATLARRFSPDEWRVLPAPSSLSLAAARLGWALQDIGAVSLVGRPLATLARHLLPGRRLFVLSADGRTPAAVAAELTARGFGPTRISVFEHLGGPLERRVDGLAQDWNVDETAALNLVALDCQAGPDAPRRALTPGLPDDAYRHDGQLTKRDLRAMTLARLAPAPGELLWDVGAGSGSIGIEWMRAHPSCQAIAIEAHAERQRFIEHNRDALGVPGLQLVAGRAPDALAGLAAPDAIFIGGGATAPGVLDACWSSLKPGGRLVANAVTLQGEMALAAWRDAHGGTLTRVSLAHAESLGRFDTWRQPLPVTLYDVRKPDAATTAGPTNSSNPVDA encoded by the coding sequence ATGACGGCGTGGCTGACGGTAGTGGGCATCGGCGACGACGGTTACGCGGGGCTCGGCCGCAGCGCGCGGCGCGCGCTGCTCGACGCGACGCTCGTCGTCGGCGCGCAGCGGCATCTCGACATGCTGCCCGCGCGGCTGCCGGCCGCGCGCGAAACGTGGCCGTCGCCGTTCGACGTCGCGGGCGTGCTCGCGCGCCGCCCGTCGCCCGTCTGTGTGCTCGCGAGCGGCGACCCGATGCTGTTCGGCGTCGGCGCCACGCTCGCGCGCCGGTTTTCCCCCGACGAATGGCGCGTGCTGCCCGCGCCGTCGTCGCTGTCGCTCGCGGCCGCGCGCCTCGGCTGGGCGCTGCAGGATATCGGCGCGGTATCGCTCGTCGGGCGTCCGCTCGCGACGCTCGCGCGCCATCTGCTGCCGGGCCGGCGCTTGTTCGTGCTGAGCGCCGACGGCCGCACGCCGGCCGCCGTCGCGGCCGAACTCACCGCACGCGGCTTCGGGCCGACGCGCATCAGCGTGTTCGAACATCTGGGCGGCCCGCTCGAGCGGCGTGTCGACGGCCTCGCGCAGGACTGGAACGTCGACGAAACGGCCGCGCTCAATCTCGTCGCGCTCGACTGCCAGGCCGGCCCCGACGCGCCGCGCCGCGCGCTCACGCCCGGCCTGCCCGACGATGCGTACCGCCACGACGGCCAGCTCACCAAGCGTGACCTGCGCGCGATGACGCTCGCGCGCCTCGCGCCCGCGCCCGGCGAGCTGCTGTGGGACGTCGGCGCCGGCAGCGGCTCGATCGGCATCGAATGGATGCGCGCGCATCCGTCGTGCCAGGCGATCGCGATCGAAGCGCATGCGGAGCGGCAGCGCTTCATCGAACACAACCGCGACGCGCTCGGCGTGCCGGGCCTGCAACTCGTCGCGGGGCGCGCGCCCGACGCGCTCGCCGGGCTCGCCGCGCCCGACGCGATCTTCATCGGTGGCGGTGCGACGGCGCCCGGCGTGCTCGACGCGTGCTGGTCGTCGCTGAAGCCCGGCGGCCGGCTGGTCGCGAACGCGGTCACGCTGCAGGGCGAGATGGCGCTCGCCGCATGGCGCGATGCGCACGGCGGCACGCTCACGCGCGTGTCGCTCGCGCATGCGGAGTCGCTCGGCCGCTTCGACACATGGCGGCAGCCGTTGCCGGTCACGCTGTACGACGTGCGCAAGCCCGACGCGGCCACCACGGCCGGGCCGACGAACTCGTCGAACCCGGTGGACGCGTGA